Within Deltaproteobacteria bacterium GWC2_65_14, the genomic segment GCCTCGGAGGCGGACGGGGCCAGGGAGCTGGTCCTGACCGGGATCCACATCGGACGGTACGGGTCCGACCGGGGAGAGCCGGACGCGCTTTCGTCGCTGGTTCGCCGGCTGCTCGGACGGCTGTCGGAGGCGAGGATCCGGCTGAGCTCCATCGAGCCGAAGGAAATGAACGAACGTCTGCTCGATCTTCTGGAGGAGCACCGGAGGGTCTGTCCCCACCTGCATGTCCCGCTCCAGAGCGGTTGCGACCGGACCCTGTCGAGGATGCGCAGGCCCTACCGCGCCCGGGAGTATCGCGAGACCGTTTCCGCGGCGGCGGAGCGGATCCCCGGGATCCAGATCGGCGCCGATGTCATGGCCGGCTTCCCCGGAGAGACCCGCGAGGATTTCCTGGAAACGGTGCGGTTCCTCCGCGATGCGCCGGTCCACTACCTGCACGTCTTCCCCTACTCCTCCCGCCCCGGCACGGAGAGCGCCGGCTGGAAGGATGACGTTCCCCCCGCCGTGAAGAAGGAGCGGGTCGGGACGCTGCTTTCGCTGGACCGGGAGAAGCGGGAGCGGTTCGCCGCCGCCCAGGCGGGAAGGATCCTCGAGGTCCTTGCCGAGAGGGAGCTCCCCGGGGGCGGAAGGATGTCCGGCCGGTCGGAAAACTACCTGGAAGTCGCCTTTCCCGCCGGCGGGGAGCGCTTGGGGAAGCTGTGCCGGGTCCGGGTCGGCGCATGCCGGAACGGTGTCCTGGACGGGGAGGTGACCGGCTGACATGAAGAATACGGCCGAACTCGAGAAAAGGATCGGGTACCGGTTCCGGAATCCGGAGCTTCTCGCGGAGGCGCTCCGGCACGCTTCCACCCTGGGGGAGAAGGACGGGGAACATTCCTACGAGCGGCTCGAGTATCTGGGGGACGCGGTGCTCAACCTCTGCATCGCGGAGGCGACCTTTCACCGGTTCCCGGAAGCCGGGGAGGGAGATCTCTCGAAGAGGCGCGCCGCCGTGATCAACAACCGGAACCTGTTCCGCGTCGGGCAGAGGATCGGGGTGTCCGGGGCGCTGCGGATCGACCCCTCCGTCCGGGAGAAGGGGGGAGGGGTGACCCGGAAGATGATCGCCGACACGGTCGAGGCGATCACCGGCGCGATCTTCCTCGACGGGGGATTCGACGCGGCGAGACGATTCGTCCTGTCCGAATTCCGGGACGGTCCCCCGGCGGAGGAGCTGGCGGAGCGGTTCGACGCGAAAAGCCGTCTCCAGGAGCGGTGCCAGCGGACGGGGGTCCCCCTGCCGCGCTACCGGGTCAAGACGGAGGATGGGCCCCCGCATGCCAGGACCTTCACCGCGTCGGTCCGCCTTGCCGACGGTCGGGAGGCGGAAGGGACGGGAACCACGAAGAAGGAGGCGGAGATGGATGCGGCCGTCAGGCTGCTTGCGACCCTTCCGGAGGAGGAGGAATGACCGCGGGACGATCGGGGTTCGTCGCACTGGTGGGGCGCCCGAACGTCGGGAAATCCACCCTGATGAACCGGATCCTGGGCGCGAAGATCGCGATCGTCACCCCGAAACCGCAGACCACGCGGGACCGGATCGCGGGGATCTACACCGAGGCGAGGGGGCAGATCGTCTTCCTGGACAGCCCGGGGATCCACCGTCCCACGAAGGCGCTGAACGAGCACATGGTCCGGATCGCGGAGCGGATCGCGGGGGAGGCCGACGTCGTGCTCCACCTGGTGGACGACCGTCCCCCGACGCTCGGAGAGGAGGAGGAGCTGGTCCGGAAGGTGCTGGCGGGGGCTCCCGTCCCCCGGCTGCTCGGCGTGAACAAGGTGGACCGGATGCCGGAATCGGCGGAGAGGATGCGGGAGGAACGGATGGCTTCCGGACTCTACAGCCGGGGGTTTCTCCTCTCCGCGACCGTCGGAACCGGGATGGACGAGCTCCTCTCCCACCTCTTCGAAATCCTCCCGGAGGGACCCGCCTACTACCCGGAGGAGGAGCTGACCGATCTCCCCATGCGGTTCATCGCGAAGGAGATCATCCGGGAGAAGCTCTTCGGGTGCCTGTCGGAGGAGCTGCCGTACAGCGTCGCGGTGTCGATCGAGGAGTACAAGGAGGACCCGGAGAAGCGGTTGATCCGGATCCGGGCGGAGATCCTCGTCGAGCGGGATTCCCAGAAGGGGATCGTGATCGGGCGGGGGGGCAGGATGCTCAAGCGGATCGGAACGGCGGCCCGCGAGGAACTGGAGCGGGAGACCGGAGAACGGGTATACTTGGACCTGTTCGTGAAGGTGGAGAAGGACTGGAGCCGGAGGGAGACCTTGCTGCGGCGGCTCGGATATGTCTAAGGCGGAGTTCACGGTCGCGCTGGTGGGGCGCCCGAACGTGGGGAAGTCGACCCTCTTCAACCGCCTCGCCGGCAGGCGCCGGTCGATCACCTACGGCGAGCCGGGGGTGACGCGGGACCTCGTCTCCTATTCGGTCACGGTGGACGGGAAGAGGATCCGCCTGATCGACACCGGCGGGTATGTCCCTGGGAAGGCGGAGGACCTCCTCGTGAAAGTGCGGGGGCAGGTGCTCCGGGCGATCTACGAGTCCGACGCCGTGATCTTCCTCGTGGATTCCCGGGACGGCGTTCTCCCGCTGGACAAGGAGATCGCCTCGATGCTCCGGGAGCGGGAAAAGAAGTTCTTCCTCGCGGCGAACAAGGTGGACACGCGGGAGGGATCGGAGGGGGTGACGCAGTTCCACGAGCTTTCCGTGGACGCCGTCTACCCGATCTCCGCGGAGCATGGCACCGGCGTGGGGGATCTCCTCGAGGCGATTTCCTCGCTGGTTCCCGAGGACCCCGCGGAAGAACCGGAGACGGAGGAAGGAGTCCCCCGGGTCGCCGTCCTGGGAAGGCCGAACGTGGGGAAATCGACGCTGGTGAACACGATCGCGGGATACGATCGGGTGATCGCCTCGGAGATCCCCGGGACGACCCGGGACTCGATCGACGTGATGGTGGAACATGCGGGGAAGCGGTACCTGTTCATCGACACCGCGGGAATCCGGGCGAAGCGGAAGACCGACACCCTTCTCGAAAAGGTCACCGTCATCAAGAGCCTGGACTCCATGCGGCGCTGCGACCTGGCGATCCTGATGGTCGAGGCCCCGGACGGCGTCACCCACCAGGACCGCCAGATCCTCCGGTACATCCTGTCGGAGGAGCGGGCGGTGGTCGTCGCGGCGAACAAGGTGGACCTGTTCCCCGGGGGGGAGGAGGAGAGCCGGAAGACGATCCGCGCGATCCAGGAGGAGCTGGGCTACGCCTCCTTCGCCTCCGTCATCCCGATGAACTCCGTCACCGGGAACGGGCTCTCCCTGCTGTTCCGCAAGATCGAGGAGGCCTACGGAAGCTTCCGGAAGCGGATCCCCACCGGGATCCTGAACCGGACGGCTTCCACGTTTCTGTCCTCCATCCCGATCCCGTCGAAGCGGGGGCGGAACCGGGCCTTCTACATCACCCAGGTCGGGGTCATGCCTCCCTCCTTCGCCGTGTTCGTCAAGGACCGGACCGCCGTCCCGGACGCTTTCACCCGGTATCTCCAGAACAGGATCCGGGAGCGGTTCGGATTCGCCGGGGCGCCCATCCGCATCGTCTACCGCGAACGATGACCCTCCGGCTCTCCTCCATGCGGAAGGGGATTAGGCGGCTGGCGGCCGTCGACGTCGGAACGAACACCGTCCGGATGCTGGTCGTCTCTGAGACGGAGGAGGGGTTCCGTCCCGTCATCCGGATGCGCAGGATCACGGGGATGGGGAAGGCCCTCCGGGAAACCGGGGCCATCGGCGCGCCGGAATTCGCCGCTTCCCTCGACGCCCTCCGGGATTTCCGGAAGGAACTGGACCGGCTCGGCGTGGTAGAGTACAGGGCATGCGGCACCGCGGCGCTCCGGGAGTCCTCCAACCGGGAGGAATTCCTCGCGGAGGCCGCGCGGGCAGGGATCCCGGTCGGGATCATCACCGCGCGGGAGGAGTCCCGCCTGACCTGGGAGGGGATCTCCGGGGGAGGCGGAACGGGTGACGGCACCCTGCTCATGGACATCGGCGGGGGAAGCACCGAGCTCATCGCGGGGCCCGGGAAACGGGATTTCGTGAGCCTTCCGATCGGAGTCGTCCTGCTGTCGGCGTCGTTCCCCCTGTCGGAACCGCCGCGGAGCTGGGAGCTTTCGAACCTGGGGCATTTCCTGGCGGAGCGGATCGAGGCCGGAACGGACCTCTGGAAGAGGCGGAGGTTCCGCAGGATGGTGGGGACCGCCGGGACCTTCACCACGCTGGCCGCCCTGGAACGGAGGATGCGGATCTACCGTCCGGAGCGGATCGACGGCGTCCGGATGACCCTTGCGAAGGTCCGCCGCTGGGAGAAGCGTCTCGCCGGGATGACGGAGGCCGCGCGTCTGGCGCTGCCGGGAATGGAGAAGGGGCGGGAGCGGTACATCGTGTTCGGGGTCTGCCAGGCGGTGGCCGCCATGGAACGGTTCCGTATCGAAGACCTCACGATCAGCGACGCGGGCCTCCTGGAGGGGATCCTCCGGGGGCTGTGCGGACGGAAAGGGAGAGGATAGATGCCGAGAAAGCCGATGGAGGACGGTTTGACGTTCGACGACGTGCTGCTGCTGCCCGCCGAGTCGGAGGTGATCCCGAAGGAGGTGGACGTCTCGGTGATGCTCACCCCCCGGGTGAAGCTGAACATCCCGATCATCAGCGCCGCGATGGACACCGTCACCGAGGCGGAGGCGGCGATCGCCATGGCCCGGGAGGGGGGGCTCGGGTTCATCCACCGGAACAACAGCCCGGACGAGCAGGCGCACGAGGT encodes:
- a CDS encoding tRNA (N(6)-L-threonylcarbamoyladenosine(37)-C(2))-methylthiotransferase MtaB; the encoded protein is MRKRLAVVTVGCKANFADSAAIVRAAVLEGFEVVPHASFADVVVINSCTVTHRADRDSRSLARRSRRENPGATIVLSGCYARVAPDARSRVPEVDYWLGSGNGEDGSGQTLSEILNRVRGGSAEPGTSLSEHAADLLLGHRRTFLKIQDGCDSACAYCVVPLARGKSRSLPEAKILEAAAASEADGARELVLTGIHIGRYGSDRGEPDALSSLVRRLLGRLSEARIRLSSIEPKEMNERLLDLLEEHRRVCPHLHVPLQSGCDRTLSRMRRPYRAREYRETVSAAAERIPGIQIGADVMAGFPGETREDFLETVRFLRDAPVHYLHVFPYSSRPGTESAGWKDDVPPAVKKERVGTLLSLDREKRERFAAAQAGRILEVLAERELPGGGRMSGRSENYLEVAFPAGGERLGKLCRVRVGACRNGVLDGEVTG
- a CDS encoding ribonuclease III encodes the protein MKNTAELEKRIGYRFRNPELLAEALRHASTLGEKDGEHSYERLEYLGDAVLNLCIAEATFHRFPEAGEGDLSKRRAAVINNRNLFRVGQRIGVSGALRIDPSVREKGGGVTRKMIADTVEAITGAIFLDGGFDAARRFVLSEFRDGPPAEELAERFDAKSRLQERCQRTGVPLPRYRVKTEDGPPHARTFTASVRLADGREAEGTGTTKKEAEMDAAVRLLATLPEEEE
- a CDS encoding GTPase Era — its product is MTAGRSGFVALVGRPNVGKSTLMNRILGAKIAIVTPKPQTTRDRIAGIYTEARGQIVFLDSPGIHRPTKALNEHMVRIAERIAGEADVVLHLVDDRPPTLGEEEELVRKVLAGAPVPRLLGVNKVDRMPESAERMREERMASGLYSRGFLLSATVGTGMDELLSHLFEILPEGPAYYPEEELTDLPMRFIAKEIIREKLFGCLSEELPYSVAVSIEEYKEDPEKRLIRIRAEILVERDSQKGIVIGRGGRMLKRIGTAAREELERETGERVYLDLFVKVEKDWSRRETLLRRLGYV
- a CDS encoding ribosome biogenesis GTPase Der; this encodes MSKAEFTVALVGRPNVGKSTLFNRLAGRRRSITYGEPGVTRDLVSYSVTVDGKRIRLIDTGGYVPGKAEDLLVKVRGQVLRAIYESDAVIFLVDSRDGVLPLDKEIASMLREREKKFFLAANKVDTREGSEGVTQFHELSVDAVYPISAEHGTGVGDLLEAISSLVPEDPAEEPETEEGVPRVAVLGRPNVGKSTLVNTIAGYDRVIASEIPGTTRDSIDVMVEHAGKRYLFIDTAGIRAKRKTDTLLEKVTVIKSLDSMRRCDLAILMVEAPDGVTHQDRQILRYILSEERAVVVAANKVDLFPGGEEESRKTIRAIQEELGYASFASVIPMNSVTGNGLSLLFRKIEEAYGSFRKRIPTGILNRTASTFLSSIPIPSKRGRNRAFYITQVGVMPPSFAVFVKDRTAVPDAFTRYLQNRIRERFGFAGAPIRIVYRER